A region of the Theileria equi strain WA chromosome 4 map unlocalized gcontig_1105316255039, whole genome shotgun sequence genome:
GGAATCCCCCATTGCAGAGTTGACACATTTCGGGCAAACACTCGACGTTTTAGACGCCGAACTTGTTGTGTCTCTAACATGTCGGATCAAAGCACTGAAAAAGCACAAAATGAATGTAAGTTTTAGGCCAGAAGAGCAGAGCGAGGACGAGAGCTGAAAATTGAAAGTGGCAACATGGATTTGGCGCCTATATGGACCTTTGACGTTTACCTCTGGGAAATGTGAGATTTTACGCGTAGTTGTACCGCAAGGAAGACGGAGGACCAAGGGTACCCGGAAGAATAATTAGAGGAGAAAAGTGGAATGATGACTCCAAGGAAATTTCCACTCTGCAGCAAAAGTCTACGAGGTGTGTACCCATTGACTGTAAATTGACGTTGGAATGTCCATTATGGATACACCGGACATGATGTATCACCTTCATGGACCCTGTAATGCCCAGAGGGATCTGATTAGACGCTAGCACGGAGGCTCTGGAGCTAAAGACTCTGCAGCCTGGCCTTTTAGGGATCAATGGACGGTTAACGCTCATTTATGGGCCAATGTACCTACTAATAATGGCAGAATCACCCACTGGAAATAGTGGAAAAATCTGGATCGCCAAAAGACACAAAGATGCTGCCTATTATTTTCAATACTCTAGACGCTCTTCAAGTGGTGGAAACTGGAGCTACGAAACTGTAGAGAAGCGGTTCATCCGGAATAACTGTGACTGGCTGATATGCCTTCCAGACGTCTTTACGGGAAAGTCCATAGGTCACAAATAGACACAATCCATTTTGCTACAATTCACATCATCAGGCTCAGTTTCACTCAAAGACACTCGCTACATTCTGCTCATTATTACCGACTTCCATTCATCATTACACATTCATACAGCAATATTTGATGACCAGTTGCGTTTCGAAGTTGAGTTGGAGTTCGTGCAATGCTTGTCAAATGCTCACTATCTGAAGCATCTTTCTTCCAAGGGTTACTTCAACGATGACCGTTTCAAAGCCTACATCAGATACCTCCAGTACTGGCGTCAACCAGAGTATATAAAGTATGTAAAGTATCCGTATTGTATCAAGGTTTTGGAGTTATTACTAGACGATGAGTTTGTCGAGTCACTATCGCACGAAATTGCCATTGATACGCTCTCTGAGCAAATCACCAACCACTGGATTTGTTTCAAATACGATCGGGAATAGAGAATGGTTTTCTACGCTCAAAAAGACAAAACAGGTGTTAGGCACTAAAAAAGATGCTAAAGTGACAAGGGGAATGCGCATGCATCAATCTAGACTTGTGGATGATACAAATTATAGACCTGATAGAGCAATAATGAAAAAGACTGTAAGGGACCTAcagaagaatctggaatGGTTTGAAGATTTAAGGGATATAAATACATACATGAGAAATGATGAAGCAAACTTGTACCTGAAATTGGATTCTTTGGCACATATGGATGTTGTAGACGGAGACATTGAAGCGTATTTGTCAAAGGGGTTGCATGCTTTGGAAAATCTACTCCCTGAAATATCAAATTCATCCACAGATTTTCGGGAAAAATATTTGTTGTCTAGTCCTTTTCTCCAGaatattgtaaaaatacTTGGTGAGAACATCGCAAATCTGCAATCTAAAACTCGGGTACAAGCATTCAATACACTTTATGCTCTAAAGAGTGAAAAAACCTCTCACTTTCTCAACCTACTTTATCGCAGCATCCATACAGATGAAAATGTGAACTTAGGAGACAAATTATCCATTTTATCTCGACTAGTTCGTATTTACAGTGTGAAGGAACTTGTGCCTATGGTGCGAGAGCTAATTGTGGAGTCCATATGTGAACCtaaatttacatttacgACTCCAATCTTGTCGCTGTTAACAACTCTCAATGGTGCAAACGTGGCATGTACAAATGAGCTAATTTATGAAGTCATGAAGGTGATAGAAGATCATGTATACCAAATGGATCCTCCAACATTATTGGCTTTGCTCCAGAGTATCTATACTCTGAAATATGTGGACGATGGCCTAGTTTGCCTGGCACTAGAATCCCTCTTGTTCAAGTACAACTACATGAATAATGAGGAGAAAATGACTTTACTTTTGCAGATACCACTGTTGAAGCAATTATGGCTTGGACACAGATCAGATATTTCAACAAGCATATACAGCGAACCTGTGTGCATGCTAAATTGTATGTTGAGAAAACATACAGAATATCTTATTGAGCATATGAGTTTGAGAGATGCCCTGTCTCCATCTATCGCAATAGCAAACCTTTTCAGACAATGCAAAGTTGTTAGAAAGGTCTTGATAAAGAAGCTTAGTGGTGAAGTTATCCAGGAACTTGCAGCGAAAGAATATTGCACCCTTTTAACTTGCATGTCAAGATTATATATTTCTAGTGCGTACAATGAAGCAAGGCTCGTTTCAAAACATATTAACAAGCTACTAGAGGTTGATGTGCCATCACGTTTACTTGCATTACAATGTTTGAAGACCATTTTGGTGCGGAAAGACAGAAAGCTTCTCTTGCCCGTTGTTGATAGTGTCATAAATGAAGGGTTATTGGAACATATTGTGCCACTTTTGTCTATTTCCTGTAGACTAAAGTTGTACAGGATTGATGAAACATTGATCACTAGAGCTTTTTCAAAGGTTTACCTTTTGGCGGCCTCTGAGAGTAGGATACATGGTGAAATTAGTATCGCTGGTACAAACAAAGAAATAGCCTATGACGTAGAAATGTTGACAGGCGATACGTCCACAAATCTTCCGATGTTGGTCTCACCAGAGAGTCTTTCTGAAATTACCAACTCTACAAACACGCCAAGCCTTGTATATACGGACAAAATTTCGACACAAGCTATGCGGATTAAGATGAAACTTGGCGACCTGATTATTCTTTTAGAGTCCTCAGTACATGGTCCACTGGCAATTCCCATCATCCACTCTCTATACGCTTCCATTTTCCCGTACATAGAAAATACCAGAGTAGGTATGGACCAGGTTTCTCGCATTTTGCACTGCATGACGGAAAGTAGGGTTGTGAACAAAAAGCTTTATGATTCTCTTATGGAGACAATTTACAATGATCCATCAATGATAAACGACTTGGAATCTGCAGCAAAAATTTTAAGGTCTGtagaatttataaatgatgaagaatggGTGGAAAAACTTTCATTTCCACTCTTCCAGTACGTTGGTCAGGCGTTGGATTCAGGTCATGGTTACGCAGTTGGACCGGAAAGTCTTGATGGAGGAATGGGTACGAATACCCAAATGGGATATATTATGGATGCTAATTTGCAAGAAGTATTACTGCTTCAAAAGTACAAGAGACCAGAATTTTATAGGGAATATACAAAGCATATAGAGCTTCCTATTCCTATATCGATTAGACCGACAACCGGGAATTTGCATAATGCAGTTAGAAAATGTTTGGGTGGAGAATTTAATGCATTTCATGAATTGGATGGTATAATTGTCGATTTTTATTCACCAGTTTTAAATATAGCGGTACAGATTGTGAAGAGGGGAGATTATGGAGGTAAGCATTTGTGTTAGATAGGTGCATATATTTGATAGGAACAACTAGgataaatatggaatggAACATTTCATATTGATATTAATACAATTTTTTCTATCCATGGTAACTctctgctcacaccagttgagacattaatggagtactatcatggaagaatgatggGTAAGGAGAGTATGGAGTTAAAGATACCATGAGAGAAACTAGTGTACTAGTGGgtgaaaatggaggatgagcaaGAAAGAGGTTACCATAGACATTACTAAACGTCCTGAAAATACTCAAAATGATGGGAAAGGAGGATACTATTATGAAAGTAATAGTGGAAGAGTTAATCTGACGGAGGAGTGGTATCCTGATTTAGAAGGAACTTACATAAAGTTAACacatactccaaagaatCCTAAGGAAAAGATCACTGGTATCTTTTATAGCAGATCAAAACAAAATGGTTTTGAACAAGCTAACCTCTCAAGTTGTGAATCCATTTCTGTCTTTTACTGGTCATTGGATAGCACTCGTACTAAACCATTACTAATTCAACTTGGCGAGAGAGATAATGAGTACTATACCAACAATCGTGGTAATACCTGGACtaagaatggagatataAACGATGCTAATACTCTCAGGCAAAAACTTGATGAACAAAACTGCTTGAAGAATGGAGCTCACCTCATAGACATCGGGCAGAAGGGTAGTGGTAGAAATTACAATTGTCCCAGTTGCAGCCAACAAAAACTCCGCGTATACTATAGCAGTGGACCGGGTACTCCCTACTACGGACATCATATTCGTAATTCCTTTCCTGGTTCACTCTCTGGCTTCAAGAATGGTAGCAGTTGGCCATCTGGACTTCCATCCGTTcaaaatgtaaagtttatatttgtttACTGGAACAGGTCTGTACCATCTCTCATTGTCGCTCAAAGTAGACCGGAGAGATACTTCAGAATAAACGCTGGAAATCTAAAATCATGGATCGAGGTATCTGATAAATCTACTGACGTTGCTACTCCTACCCTGGCCCTAGATCTCTCTAAGACGGATGGAAAATACCCTTATAGAAATACTAATGCAAAGATAATTGTAGCTGTGCTACTCAGTCATATCGGTGGTGGCTACTACAGATTGCAGTATTCTCTGAGAGGTAGTCTCTTTAATGTCAAGAGTGTTAGTCATAATGATACTCAACTTTCTGGTATAGACTCTACTGACCTTCTACTTAGTGTATCTGCGTACTATCTAGGAGACAGTCCTGAGTCTCTGGATAGGCTTCTCCTTGTTGAACTGTCCATCAATGCTACCCACCATACCACATACAAGTACTTTCACAGAGAAACCAAAGGTGCCAAAGTATGGTCTAAATATCTTGGATCCGGAGGAGGAACTACTAGACTACAGGGTAATGCACTAAAGCGAGCCCTGGACGAGCTTaagaatatacattttCCTGATCCTCCACCGAGCATTGGTAAGCAGATAGCCGACTTTTTTCAAAAAACAGAGGGTATAATTACTGCATCAGTTACTCCTGGCATAGGTGGTCTCATCGGTCTTGGAATATGGAAGGGACCCGCTCTAATTGCACGACTAATAGCTCGTCTGTAATGtactcccctctagacttctctcttgttggtatactggaatgctaggactTGTGGTAAAAATATTTCACGCTCTGCAGTTATATCATACTGGTTAGCACTGTCCAACTACTTGACCATGGGAATACGGTTTTCAGAGTGAATGAAACAAGTATCCCTTAGATCAAAAAATCCATTCCACATCTAATACTATATGTAtacatcttcctcatttcaCTACATACCATATAAAAACATTTAGCGCTTTCTAAAGACTCAATTCACTTGAAGAATCGCccatttttaatatacaCACTCCAGAGGTACCTTAAAGCCAAGGTCATTTTAGTCCCAGAACATGTCATTATTGAGGGTAACTTACAAGAATACCTTAACAGAAACATAAAGATTTATCAAACAAGCAAACTATGAAAGTCTACAAATCCACTTTGGAACAATTTGTCAACCCCGAAGTGTACCTCCGTTGGTAGGTGTGGGACTTTGGGTTcacttttattttaatTTATCACTTTCTGTACCCTTTATGCTACAGTACACTAttattcatattttttgatCATAGAGGCTCCTTTTATGGCCTTAAAGAGGACTTTGGCTGTCGTACGCCAagtttttggattttaGTCTTTTATGGTCATTTTTTAAACGTTTAAAGTTCAACTGGTCTACTAAAACGGTGATTTTATAGTGAATATTGCGATATTTTGGTACAACTTGTCCATTTAAGGCAATAGCTGGACGTCATTCCGTGAAAGTAGCAAAGGAGGATCTGATAGATCAGAAAAGGGACAAATCTAGCGACATTCACTGTGCCTATAAGACCAATAGGCGCTATAGACTACGATTAGGCCAACTAACTGGACGTTAGTCCATCTGAATTTTGGGAGGATAAGAAGAGATTTCCAGAGCATAGAGGAGAGGCGAAACTTGCGCATTTCCCTGATACTTTGACAAAAGGGCATCACTCCCCTATGAATATAGAGCCTCTGGTCCATTCTTCCGGGCTCTGGCTGCTCTAGATAATCGCATTGGATTACAGGGTTACCTCGaaaactttacattttgCGCCTGCGAAGCGCGTTTATCACGCAAACACGATATTTAGACGACTAATACCTCGTTTCTCCTGTATAGAGACCATACTAACCATTACACAATGCCGGTGGATCTCTCGGACGTCTCCTCTTTGGAGGATGAATCAATGCCAGAATTTAGGCGTGAAATGATCTTGGCTGAAAAGCATGCGGAAAAGCTAAAGATACAGCAGAGACAGGACCTTTTGGGTAAACAGGAGGTAAAAGATGCCTCGTTGGACGTCTCTAATATGGACCTTTTGGACGATGGATCAGAGAGTGAGGACGAGATTCCGTCAGAAAATCTCTTTTTCCAGGAGGATACTCCTGTTCATTTGGATCTTTCATTGGCAAATTCCACACGACTTTCACAGACTCGACTAATGAACATGTTGGAACATCCAAACTGCAACGATTACGTCATTGGTGCCCTTCTCAATGTCTTTGTTACATCCAACGATATTTCCGCCACAAATGAAGCGGAGGATGGAGGCAGAAGCGGTCCATCGGGAAAATTGGATAAACTCATTCACGAAGTTCATCCATACATGCTGGGTCACCATGTGGTTTTCCAAATAGACTCTATACGCAAGGTCAAGAGATACGAAGTTCATGGAAGCAAATACGGGAGATGCACCCATGAGAATATTGACTCCATGGCAAAGCTTGGATCGCTAGGAAAGTgtgaatttaaaattgtcGGAAAAGTCTTGTCAAGCTCATCTGGAGGGGTCTTATCCACACGCGAAAAATGCATTTGCAGCGTATCTGACATTTGTAACGCTCCCTTTGTTGAGGAGGCAATGAATTTTGGAGACGATAAATTAGCTAGAGACTTGCAGATTGTATCATCAAACCTGCAGGCATTTACCTTTACggatgaagatgttcaGGCCATTTTGGAACGCAAATTGTTGGAGCAGGACGGCGACGTTGGAAGCTTCAAGGGGAGGAGTGGCCTCATTGCTGCAATCCAGAGGATTTCACACGAGATTGAACTGCTCGTGGAGGCTGCAAAGAATGATCCTTCGCAACTTTCCAGGTTGGCAGAAAgggagaagaagaaacaagAGCTGGAAGAACAGCTCAAGAATTTCAAGGTTCCCACAAAAATTCCCGTATTTGTCAAAAATTCTGCAATTTTGAGGGCCTCTGATGACTTGGTTGGAAAGGGTGTGACTAGGAAAACTACAAAACCAACACCCATGATTATGGTTCCTACAATGAAGACAGAATCAAGTGAGACTGAAGCATCTCCAACTGCCAGTCGCTTCACAAAATCACTCGAGAATTTGCCTACAGAAAAACAGGAAGAGCTCATTTCAGCCTATTTATCGGTACGTTTTTCATGCCTTGTATACAATGTATTCAGCATATACAAGATCTTGACTTGGACTCTTGGATAAATTTTGAACCAGAGCCAATTGTTAGAAACCCAAAATACCTCTCCATTCACGATTTTGCACATCTTTCTGGAACTCACTAGTTGTTTAATTTATAGAATGGCCATTTATGGGATGATTTGGTAAAAGACTTTCCGAGTATATGTAAAAATGttacatttaaaactttaGAGCTCTTTCAAGTAGGCAAACCACTGTGTAGCATGTGCTTATCGGATCTGCCTTGTATTTTGACACCGTTAGGgttttatcaaatttgcgatttttatcaaaaacGCCCTTTTCTAGCGCCCTCTTTTTCgattccttttcttcttcttcttcttcttcatcatcatcatcatctttatccCCTTCTACGCTTGTGGATGGAGCATCACTGCATTCATTTTCTACTCTTTGCGAGTGATTtgcatcctttggagtTTCCTTAAAGAGGATCGTCTTGAAGACCTCCACATCATCACTTTCCACATTTAGGGGAATGTAGAAGCAGACTTGCTCCTTTGCCATCTCCTCCACTTTATCTGCTTGACTGATTTGTGAGCCCTGGGAAATGTGGACCTTTTGCATACCCTCGGGTAGTTGTACTGAGGAGACCCGTTCGATCAATATGTTACCATCGGTACTGTGCAGTTCCGGAGTGTTTGATGCGAGGTAATTAGAAAGCACCTTGTTGAAAACCTTCCATGTTCTCGGTATTCTAAACTCTGGCGATATCTTGTATGTCTTTGAGTCGAGTGTTTCCACCCAAATTTGCGCACGTCCCTCCTTGTTCAGAATTGAATCCTGCAAGGCCATCAGACAGAAATGGAGAGTTGAGGGGGAAGAACGAAGGCCGGTCCTATAGAATTTTTATAATTTGAATGGATTATATGGTAGTATGTAACTGCACGCAGTTTAGGATGAAAGAGTTCAGCAGACGTTGAGGATGAAGTAAGAATTTGT
Encoded here:
- a CDS encoding soh1family member protein (encoded by transcript BEWA_054040A), whose amino-acid sequence is MAESPTGNSGKIWIAKRHKDAAYYFQYSRRSSSGGNWSYETVEKRFIRNNCDWLICLPDVFTGKSIAIFDDQLRFEVELEFVQCLSNAHYLKHLSSKGYFNDDRFKAYIRYLQYWRQPEYIKYVKYPYCIKVLELLLDDEFVESLSHEIAIDTLSEQITNHWICFKYDRE
- a CDS encoding hypothetical protein (encoded by transcript BEWA_054050A), whose protein sequence is MKKTVRDLQKNLEWFEDLRDINTYMRNDEANLYLKLDSLAHMDVVDGDIEAYLSKGLHALENLLPEISNSSTDFREKYLLSSPFLQNIVKILGENIANLQSKTRVQAFNTLYALKSEKTSHFLNLLYRSIHTDENVNLGDKLSILSRLVRIYSVKELVPMVRELIVESICEPKFTFTTPILSLLTTLNGANVACTNELIYEVMKVIEDHVYQMDPPTLLALLQSIYTLKYVDDGLVCLALESLLFKYNYMNNEEKMTLLLQIPLLKQLWLGHRSDISTSIYSEPVCMLNCMLRKHTEYLIEHMSLRDALSPSIAIANLFRQCKVVRKVLIKKLSGEVIQELAAKEYCTLLTCMSRLYISSAYNEARLVSKHINKLLEVDVPSRLLALQCLKTILVRKDRKLLLPVVDSVINEGLLEHIVPLLSISCRLKLYRIDETLITRAFSKVYLLAASESRIHGEISIAGTNKEIAYDVEMLTGDTSTNLPMLVSPESLSEITNSTNTPSLVYTDKISTQAMRIKMKLGDLIILLESSVHGPLAIPIIHSLYASIFPYIENTRVGMDQVSRILHCMTESRVVNKKLYDSLMETIYNDPSMINDLESAAKILRSVEFINDEEWVEKLSFPLFQYVGQALDSGHGYAVGPESLDGGMGTNTQMGYIMDANLQEVLLLQKYKRPEFYREYTKHIELPIPISIRPTTGNLHNAVRKCLGGEFNAFHELDGIIVDFYSPVLNIAVQIVKRGDYGGKHLC
- a CDS encoding hypothetical protein (encoded by transcript BEWA_054060A) translates to MSKKEVTIDITKRPENTQNDGKGGYYYESNSGRVNLTEEWYPDLEGTYIKLTHTPKNPKEKITGIFYSRSKQNGFEQANLSSCESISVFYWSLDSTRTKPLLIQLGERDNEYYTNNRGNTWTKNGDINDANTLRQKLDEQNCLKNGAHLIDIGQKGSGRNYNCPSCSQQKLRVYYSSGPGTPYYGHHIRNSFPGSLSGFKNGSSWPSGLPSVQNVKFIFVYWNRSVPSLIVAQSRPERYFRINAGNLKSWIEVSDKSTDVATPTLALDLSKTDGKYPYRNTNAKIIVAVLLSHIGGGYYRLQYSLRGSLFNVKSVSHNDTQLSGIDSTDLLLSVSAYYLGDSPESLDRLLLVELSINATHHTTYKYFHRETKGAKVWSKYLGSGGGTTRLQGNALKRALDELKNIHFPDPPPSIGKQIADFFQKTEGIITASVTPGIGGLIGLGIWKGPALIARLIARL
- a CDS encoding hypothetical protein (encoded by transcript BEWA_054070A), translated to MPVDLSDVSSLEDESMPEFRREMILAEKHAEKLKIQQRQDLLGKQEVKDASLDVSNMDLLDDGSESEDEIPSENLFFQEDTPVHLDLSLANSTRLSQTRLMNMLEHPNCNDYVIGALLNVFVTSNDISATNEAEDGGRSGPSGKLDKLIHEVHPYMLGHHVVFQIDSIRKVKRYEVHGSKYGRCTHENIDSMAKLGSLGKCEFKIVGKVLSSSSGGVLSTREKCICSVSDICNAPFVEEAMNFGDDKLARDLQIVSSNLQAFTFTDEDVQAILERKLLEQDGDVGSFKGRSGLIAAIQRISHEIELLVEAAKNDPSQLSRLAEREKKKQELEEQLKNFKVPTKIPVFVKNSAILRASDDLVGKGVTRKTTKPTPMIMVPTMKTESSETEASPTASRFTKSLENLPTEKQEELISAYLSVRFSCLVYNVFSIYKILTWTLG
- a CDS encoding conserved hypothetical protein (encoded by transcript BEWA_054080A) — its product is MALQDSILNKEGRAQIWVETLDSKTYKISPEFRIPRTWKVFNKVLSNYLASNTPELHSTDGNILIERVSSVQLPEGMQKVHISQGSQISQADKVEEMAKEQVCFYIPLNVESDDVEVFKTILFKETPKDANHSQRVENECSDAPSTSVEGDKDDDDDEEEEEEEKESKKRALEKGVFDKNRKFDKTLTVSKYKADPISTCYTVVCLLERALKF